One window from the genome of Oryza glaberrima chromosome 3, OglaRS2, whole genome shotgun sequence encodes:
- the LOC127769070 gene encoding uncharacterized protein LOC127769070, which translates to MDTLLGSGRFLARRPLLALAPRCSRGSPEKGGGSDKGDTSSTDWDKAWSTFKKKGKKTLFSEFSPNKYVSWNPRRSEYPLSEEVDPIRRTERSNLMLWTSPKFTLVMAIVIVSTLLIYTIVVPPK; encoded by the exons ATGGATACTCTGCTGGGCTCCGGGAGATTCTTGGCGCGGCGGCCCCTGCTCGCGCTCGCCCCTCGCTGCTCGCGAGGATCCCCGGAgaaaggcggcggcagcgacaaaG GTGACACATCATCCACTGACTGGGACAAAGCTTGGTCTACAtttaagaagaaagggaagAAGACCCTATTTTCGGAGTTCTCACCAAACAAGTATGTGAGCTGGAACCCACGACGCAGCGAGTATCCATTATCAGAAGAGGTTGATCCAATCAGAAGAACTGAGAGGTCTAACCTAATGTTGTGGACAAGTCCGAAATTTACCTTGGTAATGGCGATTGTCATCGTCTCGACATTGCTAATCTATACAATAGTTGTTCCACCCAAGTAA